The Staphylococcus sp. KG4-3 genome has a window encoding:
- a CDS encoding ABC transporter substrate-binding protein, whose product MKKLLFPLLVLVLILAACGNKSDSDKKEETKSYKLDSGKSIDIPKKPERIAVVAPTYAGGIKYLGGNIVAVNEQVDSSKLLKDKFKGVEKIGENDVEKVAKAKPDLIIVYSTDKNIKKYNKIAPTVVFDYGKHKYLDQQRELGKLLGKEDKVASWEKEWKAQTKKDGQEIKDKIGEDATVSIFDEFDKKLYSYGPNWGRGGEVLYQAFGLKMPDKLNDLVKKEGWAEVKQEKIADYAGDYIVSTSEGKSKPAYEKTDLWQNIPAVQKDQVIQVQAETYWYNDPYTLEYMRKDLKEKFLNN is encoded by the coding sequence ATGAAAAAATTATTGTTTCCGTTACTTGTTTTAGTACTCATTTTAGCTGCATGTGGTAATAAATCAGATAGTGACAAAAAAGAAGAAACAAAATCTTATAAATTAGATAGTGGTAAAAGCATAGATATACCTAAAAAACCCGAAAGAATAGCAGTTGTAGCACCTACATATGCAGGTGGTATTAAATATCTTGGCGGTAATATTGTAGCTGTTAACGAACAAGTAGATAGTAGTAAATTGCTAAAAGATAAGTTTAAAGGGGTAGAAAAAATTGGGGAAAATGATGTAGAAAAGGTAGCAAAAGCAAAGCCTGACTTAATCATTGTTTATTCTACGGATAAAAATATTAAAAAATACAATAAAATTGCACCAACTGTTGTTTTTGACTATGGGAAGCATAAATATTTAGATCAACAAAGAGAATTAGGTAAATTACTTGGTAAAGAAGATAAAGTAGCTTCTTGGGAAAAAGAATGGAAAGCTCAAACTAAAAAAGATGGACAAGAAATCAAAGACAAAATTGGTGAAGATGCAACAGTCTCTATCTTTGATGAATTTGATAAAAAATTATACAGCTACGGACCGAATTGGGGACGTGGTGGCGAAGTATTATATCAAGCATTTGGTCTTAAAATGCCTGACAAATTAAACGACTTAGTTAAAAAAGAAGGTTGGGCAGAAGTGAAACAAGAGAAGATTGCAGATTATGCAGGTGATTATATTGTTTCAACAAGTGAAGGTAAATCGAAACCAGCTTATGAAAAAACAGATTTATGGCAAAATATACCAGCTGTTCAAAAGGATCAAGTGATTCAAGTTCAAGCAGAAACATATTGGTATAATGATCCTTATACACTAGAATATATGAGAAAAGATTTAAAAGAAAAATTTTTAAATAATTAG
- a CDS encoding acyl-CoA dehydrogenase family protein, giving the protein MNTSALIHTEIQEKWIAKLDTVKDDFRARAEYNDIHSHFPYENIKWLVNEGYTLLTLPKAYGGEGATIEDMVILQSYLGLIDGATALSIGWHLSVIGQLYEQQMWEPDMLDQFAEAIKQGALVNRAVSEAETGSPTRGGRPATNAVKVDGGFVLNGVKTFTSMSKGLTHFVVSAYYEAIDQVGFFLVTKDTPGVEIADNWNMVGMRATESHDLVLNDVYLPEGNFVEIRGASGKKPNGWILHIPSVYLGIAQAARDYAVGFAKTYSPNSIEGTIGDLPTVQQNIGKMETLLLSARHFLWSTAALYNNEGSEKVKWNETSASKVMVMNQGLEVIDIAMRIVGAKSLEMERPLQRYYRDMRAGLHNPPMEDMAYTNIAHSVLDHF; this is encoded by the coding sequence ATGAATACGTCCGCATTAATACATACGGAGATTCAAGAAAAATGGATTGCTAAATTAGATACTGTAAAAGACGATTTTAGAGCGAGAGCGGAATATAATGATATACATTCACATTTTCCCTACGAAAATATTAAATGGCTTGTAAATGAAGGTTATACATTGTTGACGTTGCCTAAAGCATACGGCGGTGAAGGTGCGACTATTGAAGACATGGTGATACTTCAAAGTTATTTGGGATTAATCGATGGTGCAACTGCTTTATCAATAGGTTGGCATTTAAGTGTAATTGGACAATTATATGAACAACAAATGTGGGAACCTGATATGCTTGACCAATTTGCTGAAGCAATAAAACAAGGGGCATTGGTGAATAGGGCTGTTAGTGAAGCGGAAACTGGTAGCCCAACGCGTGGAGGTAGACCTGCAACAAACGCAGTAAAAGTAGACGGTGGATTTGTACTTAATGGGGTGAAAACATTTACTTCTATGAGCAAAGGGCTTACACATTTTGTGGTAAGTGCTTATTACGAAGCTATTGACCAAGTAGGATTTTTCTTAGTTACTAAGGATACTCCAGGTGTGGAGATAGCTGATAACTGGAATATGGTAGGTATGCGTGCAACAGAAAGTCATGACCTTGTATTAAATGATGTATATTTACCAGAAGGAAATTTTGTTGAAATAAGGGGAGCTAGTGGTAAAAAGCCAAATGGCTGGATATTACACATACCAAGTGTTTACTTAGGTATCGCTCAAGCAGCACGTGATTACGCAGTGGGTTTTGCTAAAACTTACAGTCCTAATAGTATAGAAGGGACTATTGGTGATTTACCTACAGTCCAACAAAATATTGGAAAAATGGAAACACTTTTATTATCTGCACGTCATTTTTTATGGAGTACAGCTGCTTTGTATAATAATGAAGGTTCCGAAAAAGTGAAATGGAATGAAACGTCTGCCAGTAAAGTAATGGTGATGAACCAAGGTTTAGAAGTTATAGATATTGCCATGCGAATTGTAGGAGCGAAAAGTCTTGAAATGGAACGCCCTTTACAACGTTATTATAGAGACATGCGCGCAGGTTTGCACAATCCGCCTATGGAAGATATGGCATATACAAACATTGCACACAGTGTATTAGATCATTTTTAA
- a CDS encoding amino acid ABC transporter ATP-binding protein — protein MINVKHLIHKYNENTILNDVSFSQEQGTVTAIIGPSGSGKTTLLRTLNALALPESGTITIGNETFNTSKHTKKDIAKLRQKSAMVFQNYNLFKNKTILENITVGLIHGKNHSTTQAKEIALSYLERVNLASQKDKYPIQLSGGQSQRIGIIRALALNPDVLLLDEPTSALDPESIQGVLSLIKSIAQEGMTMVLVTHEIEFAKAIADQMIFIDDGQIIHHGTPQEVLDNNNSERINRFLNKVSTERDKQ, from the coding sequence ATGATTAACGTTAAACATCTTATACATAAATATAATGAAAATACGATACTCAATGACGTAAGTTTTAGCCAAGAACAAGGAACTGTCACTGCAATTATCGGGCCAAGTGGTTCTGGTAAAACAACGCTGTTAAGGACTTTAAATGCATTAGCCCTACCAGAATCTGGAACGATTACTATTGGCAATGAAACATTTAACACTTCAAAACATACTAAAAAAGACATTGCAAAATTACGACAAAAATCTGCAATGGTCTTCCAAAATTATAATTTATTTAAGAATAAAACTATCTTAGAAAATATAACTGTCGGTTTAATACATGGTAAAAATCACAGTACAACTCAAGCAAAAGAAATAGCGCTCTCCTATTTAGAACGTGTTAATTTAGCAAGCCAAAAAGACAAATACCCAATTCAATTGTCTGGCGGTCAAAGTCAACGTATTGGTATCATCCGTGCTCTTGCTCTTAATCCGGATGTATTACTGTTGGATGAACCAACTTCTGCACTAGACCCAGAATCTATACAAGGTGTACTATCTCTCATTAAATCTATTGCACAAGAAGGTATGACGATGGTTTTAGTAACACATGAAATTGAATTTGCTAAAGCTATTGCCGATCAAATGATATTTATTGATGATGGTCAAATTATTCATCATGGCACACCTCAAGAGGTATTAGATAATAATAACTCAGAAAGAATAAATCGCTTCTTAAACAAAGTAAGCACGGAGCGTGATAAACAATGA
- a CDS encoding biotin transporter BioY, with amino-acid sequence MTTKYLVYTALMTAIIAVLGFVPAIPLPVMPVPIVLQNIGIFLAAILLGRKYGTLSVIVLLLLVAAGLPLLSGGRGGIGVFAGPSAGFLFMYPVVTYIIGLVRDLYFKKINFVVLLITTIVFGVLLLDIAGTIIMGLITNLPITKSVTLSLLFIPADILKAIVASLIGNIMLNHSQFKQLLK; translated from the coding sequence TTGACTACAAAATATTTAGTATATACAGCTTTGATGACAGCAATTATAGCTGTTTTGGGGTTTGTGCCTGCCATCCCATTGCCTGTCATGCCTGTGCCAATTGTATTACAGAATATCGGTATATTTCTAGCGGCAATTTTGCTTGGTCGTAAATATGGTACGTTAAGTGTCATTGTCTTATTATTGCTAGTAGCTGCAGGATTACCTTTACTATCAGGTGGCCGAGGTGGCATCGGTGTATTTGCAGGACCGTCAGCAGGATTTTTATTTATGTATCCAGTTGTTACATATATTATTGGCTTGGTAAGGGACTTATATTTTAAAAAAATTAATTTTGTTGTACTATTAATTACAACAATAGTTTTTGGTGTCTTACTATTAGATATCGCAGGTACAATTATAATGGGCTTAATAACTAATTTACCTATCACGAAATCTGTTACATTATCACTATTATTTATACCTGCTGATATTCTAAAAGCGATTGTCGCAAGTTTAATTGGTAATATTATGTTAAATCATAGCCAATTTAAACAGTTATTAAAATAA
- a CDS encoding amino acid ABC transporter permease — MDFVLYTITEVLTGVPNTIMISIVAIIVGLIVGFCFALIRLKHIPVLSQIIIVYNSFFRSTPLIVQLFILYYGLPTFIIFLNDQFSWHINPDIFSPLIIAFIVFSLHAIAYLSESIKSGLQSVEFAQIEAAQSVGLSRFHIYKEIVLPQAFAYALPNIENQFIMLIKGTSLAFAVQVTEIMAVSHIIANEGYRFITVYSVAAAFYWLLAILLEFFFSKMENRTTRYLNTRTT, encoded by the coding sequence TTGGACTTTGTTTTATATACAATAACTGAAGTGCTTACAGGAGTTCCTAATACAATAATGATTTCTATTGTTGCCATAATCGTAGGTCTAATTGTAGGATTTTGCTTTGCACTGATTCGCTTAAAACACATTCCCGTACTATCACAAATTATCATAGTCTATAATTCATTTTTCAGAAGTACACCATTAATTGTTCAGCTGTTTATTTTATATTATGGATTACCTACATTTATTATATTTTTAAACGATCAATTCAGCTGGCATATTAATCCAGATATTTTTTCACCTTTAATTATTGCTTTTATTGTTTTTTCATTACATGCGATAGCTTATCTATCTGAATCAATAAAAAGTGGATTACAGTCGGTAGAATTTGCTCAAATAGAAGCAGCTCAAAGTGTAGGTCTTTCAAGATTTCATATTTATAAAGAAATCGTTTTGCCTCAAGCTTTTGCGTATGCCCTGCCTAATATAGAAAATCAATTTATTATGCTAATAAAAGGTACCTCACTGGCATTTGCCGTACAAGTCACTGAAATTATGGCAGTAAGTCATATAATTGCTAATGAAGGATATAGGTTTATAACAGTTTATTCAGTTGCTGCAGCGTTTTATTGGTTATTAGCAATTTTATTAGAGTTCTTTTTTTCAAAAATGGAAAATAGAACAACACGTTATTTAAACACGCGTACAACTTAA
- a CDS encoding PTS sugar transporter subunit IIC, whose amino-acid sequence MNLLIGVIFLGIVLCLFTLFTSKAPNGGKAMGALANAAIASFLVEAFHKYVGGDLIGIPFLGDLGDVAGGLGGVAAAGLVALAMGVSPVYAFVIAVACGNMDLLPGFIAAYIASFGMKWMEEKLPDGLDLIAAIIVIAPITRLIAIATKPLVDASLLQIGNIIKESTTSSPILMGIVLGGIITVVATAPLSSMALTALLGLTGTPMAIGALAVFGSSFMNFVLFKRMKFGDRKTTISVAIEPLSQADIVTANPVPVYITNFMGGAISGVIIAMFGLVNDATGTATPIAGLMVMFGFNNALTVIIVAVMCALSSAICGYLGSLMFKNYPIITKDELQNGTMSKKVKKYYKLKKQYAKSLAL is encoded by the coding sequence ATGAATTTACTAATTGGAGTTATATTTTTAGGGATTGTTTTATGTTTGTTTACATTATTCACAAGTAAAGCGCCTAATGGTGGTAAAGCGATGGGAGCACTTGCCAATGCTGCAATTGCGTCATTTTTAGTTGAAGCATTTCATAAGTATGTAGGTGGAGATTTGATTGGTATACCATTTTTAGGAGATTTAGGAGATGTTGCTGGCGGTCTTGGCGGTGTTGCAGCTGCTGGTTTAGTCGCATTAGCAATGGGCGTGTCTCCTGTATATGCATTCGTAATTGCTGTTGCTTGTGGCAATATGGATTTACTACCAGGATTCATTGCAGCTTATATTGCTAGTTTTGGTATGAAGTGGATGGAAGAAAAATTACCAGACGGACTCGATTTAATCGCAGCAATCATTGTTATTGCACCAATTACCAGATTAATTGCAATTGCAACTAAACCTTTGGTTGATGCAAGCTTGCTTCAAATCGGTAATATTATTAAAGAATCAACTACATCAAGTCCAATATTAATGGGTATTGTTTTAGGGGGGATTATTACAGTGGTTGCTACTGCACCATTAAGCTCAATGGCATTGACTGCATTACTAGGGTTAACTGGTACACCAATGGCTATAGGTGCATTAGCAGTATTTGGATCTTCATTTATGAATTTCGTACTATTTAAGCGGATGAAGTTTGGAGATCGTAAAACAACGATTTCAGTAGCTATTGAACCGTTATCTCAAGCAGATATTGTAACTGCAAACCCGGTGCCTGTATACATAACTAACTTTATGGGGGGTGCAATTTCTGGGGTGATTATAGCTATGTTTGGATTAGTTAATGATGCAACAGGAACTGCTACACCAATAGCTGGACTTATGGTTATGTTTGGATTTAATAATGCGTTAACTGTGATTATAGTCGCAGTCATGTGTGCTCTCAGTAGCGCAATTTGTGGATATTTAGGTTCACTAATGTTTAAAAATTACCCAATTATCACTAAAGATGAATTACAAAATGGCACGATGTCTAAAAAGGTCAAAAAATATTACAAATTAAAAAAGCAATATGCTAAAAGTTTAGCTTTATAA
- a CDS encoding LLM class flavin-dependent oxidoreductase has protein sequence MKIELGLTSFADNSDIYMEDGYQSAISNAQRIRNIIEEIETADQYGLDVYGLGEHHRPDYAVSDPVTVLAAAARNTKHIKLSSAVTVLSSDDPVRVYERFSTLDAVSNGRAEIMVGRGSFIESFPLFGYDLKNYEELFNEKIELLMQINKKEVVNWEGHMRPSIHNFGIYPRTEKGSLPITIATGGTPESSLKAGALGLPITYAIIGGDPKRFKRNIDMYKSIAGSYGHNVNELPIATHSWGYIAETDEQAKREFFPSVKANHDILAKERGWPMYDENSFEREAGPNGALYVGDPETVAQKIIETIEALGITRFMLHTPVGSMPHENTINTIKLLAERVKPIVDKYFENK, from the coding sequence ATGAAAATTGAATTGGGTTTAACATCTTTCGCTGATAATAGTGATATATATATGGAAGATGGTTATCAATCTGCTATAAGTAATGCACAGAGAATTCGTAATATAATAGAAGAAATTGAAACAGCAGATCAATACGGACTTGATGTTTATGGTCTAGGAGAACACCATAGACCTGATTATGCTGTATCAGACCCAGTCACTGTATTAGCAGCTGCAGCAAGGAATACTAAGCATATTAAACTTAGTAGTGCAGTAACTGTACTCTCTTCTGACGATCCTGTACGTGTATACGAAAGATTTTCTACATTAGATGCAGTTTCAAATGGGCGTGCAGAAATTATGGTAGGTAGAGGATCGTTTATTGAATCATTTCCACTATTTGGTTATGATTTGAAAAATTATGAGGAACTTTTCAATGAAAAGATTGAGCTATTAATGCAAATTAATAAGAAAGAAGTTGTAAATTGGGAAGGTCATATGAGACCATCAATTCATAATTTTGGTATTTATCCAAGAACAGAAAAAGGTTCACTACCGATTACTATTGCTACTGGAGGTACACCTGAGTCTTCTTTAAAAGCAGGAGCATTAGGATTACCGATAACTTATGCTATAATAGGTGGCGATCCAAAAAGATTTAAAAGAAATATAGATATGTATAAATCTATTGCTGGGTCTTATGGGCATAATGTAAATGAACTACCAATAGCTACGCATTCTTGGGGATACATTGCTGAAACAGATGAACAGGCAAAACGAGAGTTCTTTCCATCAGTTAAGGCAAATCATGATATATTGGCAAAAGAACGTGGATGGCCAATGTATGATGAGAATAGTTTTGAGCGAGAAGCCGGACCAAATGGCGCACTATATGTAGGTGATCCTGAAACTGTTGCTCAAAAAATAATTGAAACGATTGAGGCTTTAGGTATTACTCGCTTTATGTTGCATACCCCTGTTGGATCAATGCCACATGAAAATACGATTAACACAATTAAATTGTTGGCAGAGCGGGTAAAACCTATTGTAGATAAATATTTTGAAAACAAATAA
- a CDS encoding amino acid ABC transporter permease gives MQSVNWLDLFGQVLQQLPLTLLMIVMSLICALILGFMLALIRIKQIKVLSPIVRIYLSFIRSTPLLLQLFLVYFALPQLLLLIHIDINHFSRLFFVILAFTLHTGAYLSEIIRAGYQSVDYHQIEAGLSIGLSYPRMLKEIIVPQALRNSIPNLTTQIIELVKDTSLAFTIGIIDMMGQVKLIIGNNYGLGMLEVYIVISIIYWIIALIIQGTFTLIDKRSQKPYRI, from the coding sequence ATGCAATCTGTAAATTGGTTAGATTTGTTTGGACAAGTATTACAGCAATTGCCGTTAACTCTGTTAATGATTGTTATGTCATTAATATGTGCGTTGATTCTAGGTTTTATGTTAGCTCTTATTCGCATTAAACAGATTAAGGTACTTTCGCCAATTGTAAGAATTTATTTATCTTTTATACGTAGCACACCACTACTTTTACAACTATTTTTAGTTTACTTTGCATTACCACAATTATTGTTATTGATTCATATAGATATTAATCATTTTAGTAGATTATTTTTCGTTATCTTAGCCTTCACATTACATACTGGAGCTTATTTATCAGAAATAATACGTGCTGGATATCAATCTGTAGACTACCATCAAATAGAAGCCGGTTTATCAATCGGCCTATCCTACCCTAGAATGCTAAAAGAAATAATCGTTCCACAGGCTTTAAGAAATAGTATTCCAAATTTAACAACGCAAATTATCGAATTAGTAAAAGATACTTCATTAGCTTTTACAATAGGCATCATTGACATGATGGGGCAAGTTAAATTAATTATCGGAAATAATTACGGTTTAGGCATGTTAGAAGTTTATATTGTCATTTCAATCATCTATTGGATTATCGCTTTAATTATACAAGGCACATTTACTTTAATAGATAAACGCTCACAAAAACCATACCGCATTTAA
- a CDS encoding amino acid ABC transporter substrate-binding protein — translation MTSKKRFITAIILSSIFVLTACTQNDNSNKESHKKEVKVALSAEVNPPYLYTNKQNQFVGLDMDYMKLIEKKLPQYDFKYEVGEEESNLVGIGAGKFDMGINWFFKTPEREKQFLYQDVPYSYALPMLVVNRNNTDIHSLDDLPGKSITPMAPSGGLYSILSQYNKNNSSKININTIQEPSNGDNLKMVSQQRRDAMLLNWNTYKAIQKQVKENVKIGGIVKKEPLHIVYNKKHQKLHDDIDQATLELKKEGKLQALSEKYFDINVFDDLDEINHKKSQLEVQR, via the coding sequence ATGACATCTAAAAAAAGATTTATTACCGCCATTATACTTTCATCGATTTTCGTTTTAACTGCTTGTACTCAAAATGATAATTCAAATAAAGAATCTCACAAAAAAGAAGTTAAAGTAGCACTGTCAGCAGAGGTGAATCCACCCTACTTGTATACCAATAAGCAAAACCAGTTTGTAGGGCTAGATATGGACTATATGAAATTAATCGAAAAAAAGTTACCACAATATGATTTTAAATATGAAGTAGGTGAAGAAGAATCAAATTTAGTTGGTATTGGTGCTGGTAAATTTGATATGGGAATTAACTGGTTTTTCAAAACACCTGAACGCGAAAAACAATTTCTGTACCAAGATGTGCCCTATAGTTATGCCTTGCCTATGTTAGTAGTCAATCGTAACAATACGGATATACACAGTTTAGACGATTTACCTGGAAAATCAATTACACCCATGGCGCCTAGTGGTGGACTATATTCCATCTTATCTCAGTACAACAAAAATAATTCATCAAAAATCAATATTAATACGATTCAAGAACCTTCTAATGGAGACAACTTAAAAATGGTCAGTCAGCAGCGACGTGACGCTATGTTATTAAACTGGAACACTTATAAAGCCATTCAAAAACAAGTCAAAGAAAATGTTAAAATTGGAGGTATTGTAAAAAAAGAGCCTCTGCATATCGTTTATAATAAAAAACATCAAAAATTACATGATGACATTGATCAAGCGACATTAGAACTTAAAAAGGAAGGTAAATTACAAGCACTTTCAGAAAAATATTTTGATATTAATGTATTCGATGACTTAGACGAAATAAATCACAAAAAGTCGCAATTGGAGGTGCAACGATAA
- the fdhD gene encoding formate dehydrogenase accessory sulfurtransferase FdhD, translating to MNEDVLTNQPIVRYENGELINKTDHYVTEFPLTIMVNGEEFATIICSPNHMEELVLGFLASEGAILKSDDLKSVQIDDSKGFAHVELTRPLGERFEYSTKRMIASCCGKSREFYFQNDAAVAKTSMSKIVISPKQILNMMTRLQSASAVFKQTGGLHNAAISDGEAFFEHRQDIGRHNALDKLYGYCIQRHIPVRNKVLIFSGRISSEILIKAAKIGVGVILSKSAPTTLAVTLAEDLNITAVGFIRDGNFNIYSRPERVQLEHINK from the coding sequence ATGAATGAAGACGTTTTAACCAACCAACCAATCGTACGATACGAAAATGGTGAACTTATTAATAAAACCGATCACTATGTAACTGAATTCCCTTTAACAATTATGGTTAATGGAGAAGAATTTGCTACTATAATCTGTAGCCCAAATCATATGGAGGAACTTGTGCTTGGTTTTCTAGCGTCTGAAGGGGCTATTCTAAAAAGTGACGACTTAAAATCAGTGCAAATAGATGATAGTAAAGGCTTTGCTCACGTTGAATTAACAAGACCATTAGGGGAACGTTTTGAATATTCAACTAAACGGATGATTGCATCATGTTGTGGTAAGAGTAGAGAATTTTATTTTCAAAATGATGCTGCTGTAGCTAAAACTTCTATGTCAAAAATTGTTATTAGCCCAAAACAAATTCTAAACATGATGACGCGTTTACAAAGTGCAAGTGCCGTTTTTAAACAAACTGGTGGTCTTCATAATGCAGCTATTAGTGACGGAGAGGCTTTCTTCGAACACCGTCAAGATATCGGCCGTCATAATGCGCTAGATAAACTTTATGGTTATTGTATTCAAAGACACATTCCTGTGCGAAATAAAGTGCTAATTTTCAGTGGTCGCATTTCCTCTGAAATACTAATTAAAGCCGCTAAAATAGGCGTAGGTGTTATACTTTCAAAATCTGCCCCGACCACATTAGCTGTTACACTGGCTGAAGACTTAAATATTACTGCAGTCGGGTTTATTAGAGATGGAAATTTCAATATATATAGCCGTCCTGAACGTGTACAATTAGAGCATATAAATAAATAA
- a CDS encoding winged helix DNA-binding protein, producing the protein MIEQNFKTLNELITTYQKGKQFFKTTKKQHKLNYEEIFILNYIYSCNENEITAKEIAKYSELQPYYLTKALQKLIKMGYLSKKRSEIDERTVVVRVNEAQRGKINEIIKTLQQTL; encoded by the coding sequence ATGATTGAACAAAATTTTAAAACACTGAACGAACTAATCACAACTTATCAAAAGGGCAAACAATTTTTCAAAACAACTAAAAAGCAACACAAGCTTAACTATGAAGAAATATTTATTTTAAACTATATCTATAGTTGTAACGAAAATGAAATTACAGCAAAAGAAATAGCTAAGTATTCAGAACTACAACCTTATTATTTAACGAAAGCTTTACAAAAATTGATTAAAATGGGGTATTTGAGCAAAAAGAGAAGTGAAATAGATGAACGAACAGTAGTTGTTCGTGTGAATGAAGCACAACGTGGTAAAATAAATGAGATAATTAAAACACTGCAACAAACGTTGTAA
- a CDS encoding DoxX family protein — translation MILRYLTNLKLAKELYGAAKPKLKGDQSMKETFVEVFNLPSNAVPLAGAVEALSAVFFVLSFASKRLSRVASLLTISVLGVAAYKHFEAGHGKAGAKHALDLSGLAALSFLDTIDCKKK, via the coding sequence ATGATATTACGTTATTTAACAAATTTAAAATTAGCTAAAGAATTATATGGTGCAGCAAAACCTAAACTTAAAGGTGACCAATCAATGAAAGAGACATTTGTAGAGGTGTTTAATTTACCTTCAAATGCAGTACCTTTAGCTGGTGCGGTAGAAGCGTTAAGTGCAGTATTCTTCGTATTAAGTTTTGCTAGTAAAAGACTTTCTCGTGTTGCTTCACTATTAACAATTTCAGTTTTAGGTGTAGCTGCTTACAAACACTTTGAAGCTGGTCATGGTAAAGCAGGCGCTAAACACGCTTTAGATTTATCAGGTTTAGCAGCATTAAGCTTCCTTGATACAATTGATTGTAAAAAAAAGTAA
- a CDS encoding GNAT family N-acetyltransferase: protein MAISMANIFQEGKIFSDDQIKTIYLTPEEPLVYDANKWVYKEMPTIKDWKQHMEMQQSLHRQQYSDHLAFTFPENTPLSQAWLDEIKDCGFELGCMELYAIESQNIRRSQNNHVEVKFVTDQNLEDYIAIYRQFSEPFGLEYAEESIRVIRDQFHYESKSRIIAYENNTPVGILDLIITNKTVEIDGFGVLENFQRRGIGQTMQSFVADVSDDKVIILIADGEDSAKHMYIKQGYIFISYCYQILKEQA from the coding sequence ATGGCAATTTCGATGGCAAACATATTTCAAGAGGGTAAAATTTTTTCTGATGATCAGATTAAAACAATTTATTTAACACCTGAAGAACCTTTAGTATATGATGCGAATAAATGGGTGTATAAAGAAATGCCTACAATCAAGGATTGGAAGCAACATATGGAAATGCAACAAAGTTTACATAGACAACAATATTCCGACCATTTAGCATTTACTTTTCCAGAGAATACACCTTTAAGCCAAGCTTGGTTAGATGAAATTAAAGATTGTGGTTTCGAATTAGGGTGTATGGAACTTTATGCAATTGAATCACAGAATATTCGTAGAAGCCAAAATAACCATGTCGAAGTAAAATTTGTCACGGACCAAAACTTAGAAGATTATATTGCAATCTATCGACAGTTTTCAGAACCTTTTGGACTTGAATATGCAGAAGAAAGTATACGAGTAATACGTGATCAATTTCATTATGAAAGTAAATCACGTATTATTGCCTATGAGAATAACACACCAGTAGGTATTTTAGATTTAATAATTACTAATAAAACAGTTGAAATAGATGGCTTTGGTGTATTGGAAAATTTTCAAAGACGAGGGATAGGTCAAACAATGCAATCATTCGTAGCTGATGTCTCGGATGATAAAGTAATTATACTTATCGCTGATGGCGAGGATAGTGCCAAACATATGTATATCAAACAAGGATACATTTTTATCAGTTACTGTTATCAAATATTGAAAGAACAGGCTTAA